From Sphingomonas bisphenolicum, one genomic window encodes:
- a CDS encoding NADP-dependent malic enzyme, which translates to MSDRSNVEFSEREALFFHSTGRPGKIEIIASKPMATQRDLSLAYSPGVAVPVLAIAKDPATAYDYTAKGNLVAVITNGTAILGLGNLGALASKPVMEGKAVLFKRFADVDSIDIELKTEDVDRFIDAVELMEPTFGGINLEDIKAPECFIIEQTLKERMNIPVFHDDQHGTAIIAAAGVINAALLTGREMKDMKVVVNGAGAASISCTELIKALGVPHENVIMCDSKGVIYQGRTEGMNQWKSAHAVRTDARTLAEAVKGADVFLGLSVAGAMTQDMVKSMGPKPIIFAMANPDPEILPPDAHAVRPDVIVATGRSDFPNQVNNVLGFPFIFRGALDVRATGINEAMKLAAAHAIANLAREQVPEEVAKAYGRSHSFGPDYIIPAPFDPRLMEVVPAAVAQAAMETGVAQKPIADMAAYRQSLKARLNPTTTVLTTAYEVAKANPKRVVFAEAEEEVVLRAAIQFRELGYGIPVLVGRGEVVEKLKELGVRDPESFELHNSVNSPLVPDMVDLLYARLQRRGYLRRDCERMVNRDRNIFGTLLVKMGVADAMITGMTRPYAQTLREVKRVMDPAAGRTPFGIHVLVAKDKTVFLADTTVNERPTAGELADIAEGTVAVARRMGVDPRVAFLSYSNFGNPPGAFLENVRGAVKLLDDRDVDFEYEGEMTADVALNPAVMKNYPFSRLSGPANVLVMPGLQSANISAKLLRELGGTSMIGPVLVGMEKSVQIATMSSNASELLTLAVLAAGGVAL; encoded by the coding sequence ATGTCCGATCGATCGAATGTGGAATTTTCCGAGCGCGAGGCGCTGTTCTTCCATTCGACCGGCCGCCCCGGCAAGATCGAGATCATCGCGTCGAAGCCGATGGCGACCCAGCGCGACCTGAGCCTCGCTTATTCCCCCGGCGTCGCGGTGCCGGTGCTGGCGATCGCGAAAGACCCCGCCACCGCCTATGACTATACCGCCAAGGGCAATCTGGTCGCGGTCATCACCAACGGCACGGCGATCCTGGGCCTGGGCAATCTCGGCGCGCTGGCGTCCAAGCCGGTGATGGAGGGCAAGGCCGTGCTCTTCAAGCGCTTCGCCGACGTGGACAGCATCGACATCGAACTCAAGACTGAGGATGTCGATCGCTTCATCGACGCGGTCGAGCTGATGGAGCCGACCTTCGGCGGCATCAACCTTGAAGATATCAAGGCGCCCGAATGCTTCATCATCGAACAGACGTTGAAAGAGCGGATGAACATTCCGGTCTTCCATGACGACCAGCATGGCACCGCGATCATCGCGGCCGCCGGCGTCATCAACGCCGCGCTGCTGACCGGGCGCGAGATGAAGGATATGAAGGTGGTGGTGAACGGCGCGGGCGCCGCCTCCATCAGCTGCACCGAACTGATCAAGGCGCTGGGCGTCCCCCATGAAAACGTCATCATGTGCGACAGCAAGGGCGTGATCTACCAGGGCCGTACCGAGGGCATGAACCAGTGGAAGTCGGCCCATGCGGTCCGCACCGACGCCCGGACGCTGGCGGAAGCGGTCAAGGGCGCCGACGTGTTCCTGGGCCTGTCGGTCGCGGGCGCGATGACGCAGGACATGGTGAAGTCCATGGGGCCAAAGCCGATCATCTTCGCCATGGCCAATCCAGATCCCGAAATCCTGCCGCCCGACGCCCATGCCGTGCGTCCCGACGTGATCGTCGCGACCGGCCGGTCGGACTTTCCCAACCAGGTCAACAACGTCCTGGGCTTCCCGTTCATTTTCCGCGGCGCGCTCGACGTGCGGGCGACCGGGATCAACGAAGCGATGAAGCTGGCCGCCGCCCACGCCATTGCCAATCTGGCGCGCGAACAGGTGCCGGAGGAAGTGGCCAAGGCCTATGGCCGATCGCACAGTTTCGGCCCGGACTATATCATCCCCGCGCCCTTCGACCCGCGCCTGATGGAGGTCGTGCCCGCCGCCGTCGCCCAGGCGGCGATGGAAACCGGCGTCGCGCAAAAGCCGATCGCGGACATGGCGGCCTACCGCCAGTCGCTGAAGGCCCGGCTCAACCCGACCACCACCGTCCTCACCACCGCCTATGAAGTGGCGAAGGCCAATCCCAAGCGCGTCGTCTTCGCCGAGGCGGAAGAGGAAGTGGTGCTGCGCGCGGCGATCCAGTTCCGCGAGCTGGGCTATGGCATCCCGGTGCTGGTCGGCCGTGGCGAGGTAGTCGAAAAGCTGAAGGAACTGGGCGTCCGCGACCCCGAAAGCTTCGAACTGCACAACAGCGTCAATTCGCCGCTGGTGCCCGACATGGTCGACCTGCTCTACGCCCGGCTTCAGCGCCGCGGCTATCTGCGCCGCGATTGCGAGCGGATGGTCAATCGCGACCGCAACATCTTCGGCACCTTGCTGGTCAAGATGGGCGTGGCCGACGCGATGATCACCGGCATGACCCGCCCCTATGCGCAGACGCTGCGCGAAGTGAAGCGGGTGATGGACCCCGCGGCCGGCCGCACCCCGTTCGGCATCCATGTGCTGGTGGCCAAGGACAAGACCGTGTTCCTGGCCGACACCACGGTCAACGAACGCCCCACCGCCGGCGAACTGGCCGACATTGCGGAAGGCACGGTGGCGGTCGCCCGCCGCATGGGGGTCGACCCGCGCGTCGCCTTCCTCTCCTATTCCAATTTCGGCAATCCGCCCGGCGCCTTCCTGGAAAATGTGCGCGGCGCGGTGAAGCTGCTCGATGACCGCGATGTCGATTTCGAATATGAAGGCGAAATGACCGCCGACGTGGCGCTCAACCCCGCCGTCATGAAAAATTATCCGTTCAGCCGCCTGTCCGGCCCGGCCAATGTGCTGGTCATGCCGGGGCTGCAATCGGCCAATATCTCGGCCAAGCTGCTGCGCGAACTGGGAGGCACGTCGATGATCGGGCCGGTTCTGGTCGGCATGGAAAAATCGGTGCAGATCGCCACGATGTCGTCCAACGCGTCCGAACTGCTGACCCTCGCGGTGCTGGCGGCGGGCGGCGTCGCGCTTTGA
- a CDS encoding flavin reductase family protein, which translates to MSMASFDSATFRRVLGHYPTGVCVVTAVEADGAPVAMVVGSFTSVSLDPPLVAFFPAKSSTSWPRIQAVGKFCVNVLASDQKPLCRQIAGPGPDKFAGIAHRVSANGSPILDDVVAWIDCTLDAVHEAGDHDIALGRVVALEVDAVDGSRSRHLSAKMGCCHATREGATRHGD; encoded by the coding sequence ATGAGCATGGCCAGTTTCGACAGTGCGACTTTCCGGCGGGTGCTGGGCCATTATCCCACCGGCGTCTGCGTCGTGACCGCGGTGGAGGCGGACGGCGCGCCCGTCGCCATGGTGGTCGGCTCCTTCACATCGGTGTCGCTTGATCCGCCGCTGGTGGCCTTCTTTCCCGCCAAAAGCTCGACCAGCTGGCCGCGCATCCAGGCAGTCGGCAAATTTTGCGTCAACGTCCTCGCCAGCGACCAGAAGCCGCTCTGCCGCCAGATCGCCGGCCCCGGTCCGGACAAGTTCGCCGGCATCGCCCATCGCGTATCGGCCAACGGTTCGCCGATCCTCGACGATGTCGTCGCCTGGATCGACTGCACCTTGGATGCGGTGCACGAGGCGGGCGACCATGACATCGCGCTCGGCCGGGTCGTCGCGCTGGAAGTGGATGCGGTGGATGGCTCCCGCTCACGGCATCTAAGTGCCAAGATGGGTTGCTGTCATGCAACCCGAGAAGGAGCCACCCGCCATGGAGATTAG
- a CDS encoding IS110 family RNA-guided transposase: MEISTIGLDLAKNVFQVHGISATGEVVLRKALRRSQMLPFFEKLPPCLVGAEACGTSHHWARELTKLGHEVRLMPAAYVKPYVKRGKNDAADAEAICEAVTRQTMRFVPIKSREQQAALSLHRVRSLLIKQRTQLVNMMRSVLAELGIAIPVGIVKALQMARQIVDGESELDLPTEAANVVTVLAGQLLQLHAQLRKLDLRLAALQRSDDRARRLATIPGIGPIGATALAASVTDPSQFSSGRQFAAWLGLTPRQSSSGGKERLGRITKMGDRYLRQLLIVGATALVRYAKQKPSTVDPRFVALLARKPARVASVAIANKMARIAWAVMARGGVFERGHAPMLAAA; the protein is encoded by the coding sequence ATGGAGATTAGCACGATCGGCCTCGATTTGGCCAAGAACGTTTTTCAGGTTCACGGTATCAGCGCGACCGGTGAGGTCGTCCTTCGCAAGGCGCTGCGGCGATCGCAGATGCTACCGTTCTTCGAGAAGCTGCCGCCGTGCTTGGTAGGCGCCGAGGCCTGCGGCACGTCGCATCACTGGGCACGCGAACTGACCAAGCTGGGTCATGAGGTGCGGCTGATGCCGGCGGCTTACGTGAAGCCTTACGTAAAGCGGGGCAAAAACGACGCCGCCGATGCCGAGGCGATCTGCGAGGCAGTTACACGTCAGACGATGCGGTTCGTGCCCATCAAGTCGCGCGAGCAGCAGGCGGCGTTGTCGCTGCACCGCGTGCGTAGCCTGTTGATCAAGCAGCGCACGCAGCTGGTCAACATGATGCGCAGCGTGCTCGCCGAACTCGGCATCGCCATCCCGGTCGGGATCGTGAAGGCACTCCAGATGGCGCGGCAGATCGTCGACGGAGAGTCTGAGCTCGATCTGCCAACCGAAGCGGCGAACGTCGTCACAGTGCTGGCAGGGCAACTGCTCCAGCTTCACGCCCAGTTACGCAAGCTTGATCTGCGGCTCGCCGCTTTGCAGCGGAGCGACGACCGGGCCCGGCGCCTGGCGACGATCCCTGGTATCGGGCCGATCGGCGCGACCGCGCTCGCCGCGTCGGTGACCGATCCAAGCCAGTTCTCGTCAGGGCGCCAGTTCGCCGCCTGGCTGGGGCTGACCCCTCGGCAGAGCTCGAGTGGCGGCAAGGAACGCTTGGGGCGCATAACCAAGATGGGCGACAGATATCTGCGGCAGCTCCTGATCGTCGGCGCCACCGCGCTGGTCCGATATGCCAAGCAGAAACCCAGCACGGTCGATCCGCGCTTTGTCGCTCTGCTTGCCAGAAAGCCCGCGCGTGTCGCCTCGGTCGCCATCGCTAACAAGATGGCGCGGATCGCATGGGCAGTTATGGCGCGCGGCGGCGTCTTCGAGCGCGGGCATGCGCCTATGCTGGCGGCAGCATAG